One Eptesicus fuscus isolate TK198812 chromosome 13, DD_ASM_mEF_20220401, whole genome shotgun sequence genomic window, GAGAGGAACAGGGTGTGGCGACACAGGGTGAGGTCAGAGCCTGGGTTATGAGGCTGGAAGGACAAGGCAGGTGCAGGACCTGCGGGAAGGCTCGGGGCTGAACCTAGAGTCAGGAGCAccagggccacacagcaggaCCAGGACTCGGGGGCGGGGACCGGCAGGGCACTCACAGGGACCGCCTGGCATAGGACCTAGTGAGGGTAAAGGCGCCTGGACCCATCACAGCCTTGCTTCACGGCCTGGTTTGCAAGGCAGTGTGATGTGATGTGAACAGGAGTCCAGCTCTGGGTTCTGGCGCTGCCCTTAGCAAGTACCTGCCCTTAGGTAAGTTACTGTTGGGCTTTTTCCTCTGCAAAAGAGGTAAGAACAGCGTCTGCGGATTGTGGCGAAGACAGAGAATGAACAGTGTCCATCCCAGTACCCGGCACACAGCAGAAGCCAGGAGACGGCAGCTAAGCCGCGGGTCTTCCTCCTTTAGGCTCTCAGTGCGTGCTAGATTAGGATAGATATAAAAGTATTATGAAAAATTGAAACCACCATAtgagatactttttttttcaagatttggAGAACATCTTTCCACCCAAGATAGTAAgagttaacatttactgaatgcccCGTGTGCCAGGACCATTGTAAGCACTTTGAATGTATTAATTTACTTAATCCTTATAactgtgaggtaggtactattattatccttcaagatggggaaactgagccactgaagttaagtaacttgcccaaggatatACTCCTAagaagtggcaaagccaggatgcCAACCCAGGCAGCACCCCACACAGTCAGACTAACCCTCTGACTGGCCAGAGCCTGGCATCGCAAACAGCTCCTGAGTACTCTaaccctctcttctccctctcagtACAACTATGATAAGAGCATCGTGGACAGTGGCACCACCAACCTTCGTTTGCCCAAGAAAGTGTTTGAAGCTGCAGTCAAATCCATCAAGGCAGCCTCCTCGGTCAGTGGGACTGAGTCAGGGGTACAGAGGTGACTGGAGTCTGAGGGAGTCGGTTGAGTCACATTCTTCAGGAGCCACGTGCCCCCCTCAGAACCTTCTACTTAGACTCTTTCGTGGGTGTTTGCCGGTCACACAATCTCAATCCCCCTTGTACGAAGTGTTGGCCTcattctccccctctcttcctccattcTTGGGTTCCAATGGACCTTCCCCCATTTGGATATTCCAGGAAAAGCAAATAAAGGCCAGTGAGTGTGATCTAAGGATGGGAGGCGAGATGGCGGCAGGGGCTGTTTCCTCACTGTCTCCCTTTCTGCCCGCGGCAGACGGAGAAGTTCCCGGACGGCTTTTGGCTGGGGGAGCAGCTGGTGTGCTGGCAGGCAGGCACCACCCCCTGGAACATCTTCCCGGTCATATCGCTCTACCTGATGAGCGAGGTCACCAACCAGTCCTTCCGCATCACCATTCTTCCACAGGTGCGTCCCTCCCCGAGGCAGCGGGCCCCAGGAGACGGTACGTGTAGGGAGATGCTCAGTCCATGGCTTCCCTGAACTTGGAAGACAAAGTAGATGAGTGTCCAGGGGTGAAGGGCTCTTGGAAAAGCAAGCCCTCGGAGCTCAGGGCTGCCGACGGGAAGAGCGGCCTAAGGACACAGCCACCTagaaggcagaggtggggtgaGGATGGAGCGAGGAAGACACACTGTGACGCTTTGACTCCTTATCCTTAGCAATACCTGCGGCCAGTGGAAGATGTGGCCACATCCCAAGACGACTGCTACAAGTTCGCCGTCTCCCAGTCGTCCACGGGCACTGTCCTGGGAGCTGTCGTCATGGAGGGCTTCTACGTGGTCTTTGATCGGGCGAGAAAGCGGATCGGCTTTGCTGTCAGTGCTTGCCATGGTGAGCGCCAGGGTGCGGGTCAGTCTATCCATGTGCTCCCTGTCCAGCAGGCAGCAGATCTGGGCCCCGCCAGTCTGGGAAGGAGGAACAGTTGCCTCGAGCCAGAGTTAGCGCCTAAGCTTCCCACTGCCTGGCATGGCGACCCTGCCTGCTTGGGAGCCTCTGCTGGACGCCAGGGATAGCAAGAGCTGTTGGGCACCTGGAGGAGCTCAAGATCCAAGGGCAGCAGGCTGAGCCTACAGTGTCCCTGTCCCCGCCAGAGGGGGGTTAAATGCCATTTCAGAATGGTAGCGGGTGCCTGGCTGCTGTGCTCAATGGTTGATCAATGGTTAGAACACtggcccacgcaccaaaggaTCATGGGTTTGCTTCCCAGTCCCAGCCGGGGCATGTGTGAGGCAGCCGATTgctgtctctcacatcaatgtttctctctccctcaccattccgctctctaaaaaaaaataatgggtgaggattaacaaaaaggtCGCTGTTCCCTGTGGCCTGGAGGAGACGTGCCTCCACCCGGCACTGCTTCCTACAGCCTCCTCGGGGCCCATTTCAAGGCCCGTCGGGACGTCCTTTCTCTCGCATAATCCAAACTGCGTTGTGACACTGACCTGCCTGCTCACATCTGCCCTCTCCAGTGCACGACGAGTTCCGGACGGCAGCGGTGGAAGGGCCGTTTGTCACCCTGGACATGATGGACTGTGGCTACAACATCCCACAGACAGACGAGTCCACCCTCATGACCATAGCCTACGTCATGGCCGCCATCTGCGCCCTCTTCATGCTGCCACTCTGCCTGATGGTGTGCCAGTGGCGCTGCCTCCGCTGCCTGCGCCACCAGCACGATGACTTTGCTGACGACATCTCGCTGCTGAAGTGAGGAGGCCCATGAGCAGAAGACAGAGCGTCTCCTGGACCATCTGGGTGGTTGGTTCGACTTGGTCACAAAGAAAGAGATGGCACCTTGGCCAGAGCACCTCAGGACCCTTACCCACCCACCAAATGCCTCTGCttgacagaggaggaggagcaggcaaGGTGGGCTGCAGGGACTGCACCTGCAGGAAATAGGACCGGGAAGAGACCCGCTCTGGTGGCAGGAATACGTCACCTCAAACTTGAGTTGGGAAATTCTGCTGCTTGAAACGTCAGCCCTGATCTTTGCCCACCATCCCTTCCAGCCCTCCACCCCAAAGCATTCCTCTCTCCTTAGTTCCAGAGTGGGGGCATTCCACCGGTCACCCCGGGGTGTCTgcagggcccagcctggcctccctgctggcccaaggCAGTAGGAGCAAATGCACAGCTTTTGCTTTAGAGATAGGAATTGTATCAATGAGCTTAACAGTGGTGCAAAGACTGCCTCttgaattaaacaaaaaataacctgaCTGAATATTTGTACAAAcggctgggagagggagagagggagtgtgaAGACAGGGGACACTGGGATGGAAGCCAGGAGACGTAGAAAGGCCACCGCCAGATCCCATTTCAGACTTCACCTCCAAGACAGAACCCTCTCGTGAACAGGTGCTGCGTCCCAGTTTGCTTTGCTGTGGCTGCAGCCTATCAAAAGGGCGGTGGAAGAAGGGCTTATTTGCCAAAAAGCTCTTTTTAGCTCTTAAATTAAGTGTCCACTATGAAGTTCCATCTAACAAATGAATTTCTACCTTATTGATGCCACTTGTCTCTACCTGGACGTTTTGCTCTATAAACGCTCAAAAGCCGTGTTAACATCCCAACCCTCCCCAAACCCAGGCGTCCTCTGGGAAAGCAATGGGAACATAGCAACAGAGCGGGGCTGGGCCTCGTCTTCCTGGGCACCTCTTCACTCCCTCCCACAAACCCCGAGACCTCGGAGCTCTGCAGCTGAGGTGCTAAGAAGAATAGACAGGAGAACTCTCCTAACAATCCTCGAAAGCAGAATCCTGGATTCATTTCACAGGCACAGGGGTGATGCCCTTCACCCGCCTGGAGTTCTTCCTGTTCAGCTGTAAGATCTTTACATAACACAGAGCCGTTTCATTGCCTTCTCACCCTAAGGTCTCAGCCGCCACCTACTTGGCTAAGGCACCCCCAGTGGCACAAGTATTGGAGCCAGAGTGTTAGAACACAGGGCTCGCTGACTATAGCACCGTCACCTTCAGTGTCCAGGCCGCCTGGAGAAAGGATGGGGCCTcggcttcctgccttccttttccACAAGAGCCCCTCAATGCAACCCATCCTTTTCTCCTGTCCTGCTCGCTACTCCCCACTCCTAATAGTACTTGGGTACCCAGGCTAGTTCTTGCGCTAAGTACTGGGGACAAAGTTCATTTCCTATCCGTTCTAACACAGTCAACATGATACCAGTGTTAGTGGAAAGAGCAAATGTTCCCGGTATACCCCCGGGACCTCATTCCTCTGTGGTCTACACCCTGCTTCCAGGTAAGGGGCCTGCTGAGTGTGAATTACCTGAGGGAGAGGGAACCCCAAGGAGGGCCTCTGGAATCCTGGCTTCAGCCAGCTGCCACAAGCCATACACAATAAATCAAGAACACCGAGTCGTAGTTTTTATCTGGACTCTTCATTCCCCTGCACCTGGTGCTGCTTGGCTGACGGAAACACCCAGAACCACACAGACTGACAGGAAGACTGGAGACTGTCCGCTTCCAGCTCGGAACTTACTGTGTAAATAAACTTCCAGAACTGTTACCGTGAAATAAAATGCCACCTTCTGCTTTATGATTTCTACCCATGTTGGGGGAAAATGGCTTTTCCCCAGCTCTCTCCAGGGCATAAAAGTTAGCCCCTTCATTAGTAAGCCCCACTGTCCACTTCCCCTTTCAGAGAAAACTTGGGCTCTCTAAGAGTAACTTCCTTTCTATCCTGGAACTACAAACTCTAAgtgtaaaaagaaatttttttgacAACAGCTTCTTGCttgtaaaaatatgtattctaTATCTCTATTTTTGAATCTACTCCAGAAAAATGACTGTCCCATCTCTCCTCACTGCACTAGGGCCTTTCCCGCTGGTGTGCGTGGCTTTAGCATTGCAGGCCAAGGGACAGAGGGAGAACGAGGCTGGCCCAGACTCGGGGCTGCTTTCTGACTGACCCTGACTAAGCAGAGAGCAGCGATGCGGCCCCAGGTCCATGCACACCTCTCCCCACACTGTCCTCCAGCTACAGATGGCTTTCCAGGGTTTCTACCAGGAAGCAGTTATGCCCCTTACTCCCTCCTTTGGCTTCAAAGATTTGTGGAAAAGAAACAGGATATTCTTTATACCTCCTGCAAAACACTGCAGGTGGCCATGGGCTGCTACGAAGTTGAGGGGAGATATTAAGATAACAAGATGAAAATgacacgcccccaccccccccaccccaccccccgcaaagGGAAAGAACAAAGGAGCTAGTCTTCCATTGGCACCTTCCCTTACCGACAGCTACAGCACCCTACAGCACCGGAGACATGCAAGTCCCATCAACCAAGGAAAGTAGGTTATCTGACCTCTGCAGAGGGGCGTATGCAGCCCATCTCAGTGACCTACAAGATGCCACGGAGCTCTCGGCAGCTCTAGCTCCTCACACTAATGCCAGTTAACAAACCGGGGCagtcagagaagagaaagagtatGCCCATGAGCTGACAGGCAGGatgaaacaaaggaaaagagtAGCAGGAACAGGAGGAGAGAATTTAGACGGATATGCAAGGAAAAGGCTCTGCCCCCTAGTGTACTGCTGCTGCGAGCGAGCATTTCCAGGTCCCAGAGTGAAAAACATGCAGCTGTTGGTGATATAATAATCTCCTTCCCTtggagctatttttaaaaaattaacacttaGTTTTTAGTTGTTTAATTCCAAAGAGAAGAGTGCTGAAGCCAATTCTGGTAAGAGTAAAGATAAGAGGATATGAAAGCTCTAACAGAGACCCAGTGTTTCGGGGTGCAAGCCAGAAAAGCTCAGTGGCAAAGGGGAACACTGATCTGGTTCCGGGTGGCTACCCAGAGAACACATGACTTCTCAACCTCAAACCCACCCCCCTTCCCAGCACTGGGGTCTCCATCTTCCCCAGGGCAGGACACGTGTCCCCCATAGCTTTCTTGCTTCAAAAATTAAagcccagccaaaaccggtttggccagtggatagagcgtcggtctgcggactgaagggtcccaggttcgattccggtcaagggcatgtacatcggttgtgggcacatccccggtagggggtgtgcaggaggcagctggtcgatgtttctctatcatcgatgtttctagctctctatccctctcccttcctctctgtaaaaaatcaataaaatatatttttaaaaaaaaattaaagcccaGCATCCCAAGAtcattctgaaaataattttgcaCAGACATCCCTCCTCAACTGTGCCTGCCTGGAGCTCATCCAAGGTCACCAAACAACTTGGCTGTGAACGACTGCCTTAACCTTCAGGGGGAGGTTAGCCAGACAAGAAGaccagaaggaagggaagagggaggcctTTGTAAGGTTGGCTGAGTCAGTGGTGGCAAGGAGTGGCTTCCAGAGAAGACCTTCAGATTGTGCTAGTTTCTGAAGAGACGACTGTTGAGGAAATAGGGTGAACAGAAGTTTGTGAGGGTGTGGGGAACTGGGACCTGGTTATGTTGTTACTCTTGGACTGTGAATTTTGCTGTTGTAGAACAGAGTATTCTGTAAACCTAAAGCCTATGTACAAAACATAAGCATTAACACAGTAAAATACTCAATGAAAAGACAAACTTTAGGGttacatttttttcctcaatCAGTCTCATTTCATCCATTTGGAGAGAGTTGCTAGGACACCAAGGCTTCCAAAGGCTTTCAGTAATCAAGGCATCCGGCTGGACAGAGGGTGAGCACCAGGGTTCAAATCTGCACACACGAACCTTAGGAAAATGGACTAGTCGTTGAGCCAAGTCAAAGCAGGATAGCCTTAGAGCCACAGCAGCTTCCTACTGGTTTTTATATTGTATTGGAAAACAGCCTTAGGCAGGAATATCATAATTTCAAGGCCAAACTAAATATCATCTTAGCTACCATCTGCATCCCCCTAAAGGAATTACAAGCTGAGGGGGACAGACCATTTTTGCATAATATACATACTTTCATTTACGAACATTTGAATACAGACTTTCTATACACACattacctatataataaaaatgtacatggCATGAGTATACGTCACTGTATAAATATAGAGTTTTAGAAATCTTGAACCCGCGCTTCCTGTTCACATCagcttctcttcttcctccccaatCAGGTCCATCATTTAAGAGTTGGGCAAAAGGGACAAGTGTCATTTGTGTTGGTCTGGGCCCAGAATTTGATACACTGGAAATAAAGAAAGACATACCTCAGGTTTATCTggaaagatggagggagggagggaaggagtgctATTACAGTTCAATGGGTCTAAGGAATATTTACTATGTCACCCCCAAAAGAATCTTCAGAGGTGGACCTGTTCTTTCATAGGAAACATTAACAACCTCCTAATAACAATGTGCAGCTGCTTTTTGTTGAATATCCAGGCTTGCTCCTTCTAATGATCCATTCGGGCTTAGATGAGTTTCCATCTGCTAATACACATCACCTAAAATCTTATTCAGGATTTCCCCTTACCAAGAACTTAGATGTAAATTCAGTTTCTACCTATTGTTAAAAcacaatgaacaaaaaatagtaaaaaaggaATCATCCCTGCTGCTAAGGGACTTAACTCTGCTTGGTAACAGGAAGTGATGGGAATGATTATCAGTGTGGAAAGATAATCTCTAATAGACTTCAATTCTGTTAGTGGAGTTACTAATTTCATACCCAGGCTCTCTATTCCATTTCTCTCATCTAAGCAGTCTCCTTACAATGCTATATTTGAAACAACAGTTAGATACGTATATCTTATTGTCAGTTTCTCAAGAAAGTGACCTATCAGTGCTCTGGTATGAACTGCTTATCAAGTctcctaaggccgtggtcggcaaactgtggctcacgagccacatgcagctctttggccccttgagtgtggctcttccacaaaataccagggcctgggcgagtctattttgaagaagtggcgttagaagaagtttaagttaaaaaatttggctctcaaaagaaatttcaatcgttgtactgttgatatttggctctgttgactaatgagtttgccgaccactgtcctaagggaaCAGAGTAAAAAGAAGCTGGAAGATCCCAGCTGCAGTATTCTGAATTCTGCTGATGTTTAAGCCACAAGTTACTAAAAACCTTATGTTTAgatgttttggtttggttttgttaatcctcacctgaggatatttctacACACCCAGACCCCAAGGGAAGTGGGGGCTGAAGCCGTgagctgaggctctaaccacttagcgcactggccagggcaatatgtTTAGATATTAATGCTGAGCATCAACACTAAAATGTGCAAGAGAAATTCTCAGTTGTCAGTAAATAAAGAGTTGGAAATGGGGAAGGAGTGTATCGCCCACCTCCTTATGCAACACGTGGGTACATGCCATCGGATGCAGCTCGCTGGGCTGGACCAGCTTCTGGCACATGAGACACAGCTTACAGGTGGCTGGAGCCTGCAGAACAGAGGAGGGATGGCCAAAGGTAAGACAATAAGAAAGCTCTGGGTATCCTTGCCTTTCATGCCCATGACTCCACCTGGTGTTTCCATTCAGTAAAAAGATTTTACACCAGAAGAAGTAAAAGTTCAAATACAGATTCTAGCCAAGAGTACTTACATTTTCCCAGTTGGGGCTGCCAACAACCCGGCTGATGAGATAATGGTTTCCTCCTACACTCCATCTGTAAACCTGCCCCTCCTACTGACATCGCTCCCCACCTTCCCATCCtagttttcaaagaaaaggagTCTTACATGTGAAGACCTTCCAGGATATGACACTTGTGCAGAAGGCAAGAACATTGGGGTACTGATTTGGGCCAATGGAGCAGGGAACAAGGCCCGGATCCGACCGAGTGGCTGTGGGCAGAAACATTGTGAGAGTAAGGAAAGAGTCTGAGTCACAGGGCATGTAACAAAAGGAAATCACTTAGCTCCCAGTCCAGCAAAGGAAGAAAGCAGACTAAGCACTCCAGGCTGCAGCAATGCTTCCCTCCCCAAGTTTTTCTGAAAACTGCCTCTTCCTCAACATCTCAGCAGGTCTGCGTTCTCCCCCTAGTACCTTATCTTACCTGAGTACTTGCTGCCACTCGCTCATGTTCTGCCAGTCGTGCAGCTACCAACTGGATCAGTTCCTCCATGGTCAGGCCTGCCATGGTGGTACGTGCCGTCTTGATTTGCTGAAGAATGTTGGTCATCTGGGCCCTAAAAAAGAgggaaatattttatgtatactCGTGGGGAATATCCATAAAACCTCTCCTATAGCCCCTGACAATTTTTTAGAATTAGTCCTTAAAGACACTTACTTATTGCATTGTGGGAACCGAGCCAGCAGTTTTTCCAGGATCTTCTCTAGTTTGTCTACTGGTTGGGGCCGGGGAGTTTCAGTAGAAGCCTTAACACCGCCCAAGCCTGGGGGAGGCGGGATGGAGGCggcagggggcatgtgtggaccATGGGAGCCAACAAGGGAACCCAAGCCAGGGCTATTTCTCCCATGGGagccaggaaggggtggggaaggcTGGTTGGGCTGGGAAAGGGCAGGGTTCAGGATTGGGAAAGACAAGGAACGGGGATCTGCACTGGGCATAACCATGGGCATTGTGACCTGCCCAATGGAGAAGGGCATCCGAGGAACCAAagagggattgggctgaaacacCTGAAGCATGAAGTCTGTCTGCAGAGGGGAACAGGTGGAGGAtgcaagagaaagggagaaatcaATGAGCAACTCTTACACCAAATAAAACCAACAATAACCAGTAATAAGATTATATTAAAACCAgtatcttcttaaaaaaaaacccacaaaaaaacaagtgAAGGACTCTGGTTTTGTCACAGAAAGCCTGACTACCCAAAACCTGCCTTCTTACCTCGGACGGGGGCGGAGGCAGAGTGGGAGTAGGGATCTGAGGAAGGCTGCTCAGCTTGGCCCCGTTCCGCACTAGCTGGATGTGACTATTAAACTGGTCctagaaaggaggaaaggaagggatgaTCCTTCACCTCCGAGCTGAGTGAGCCTCCCTAGAAAGACAGCACCCACCATCCAGTCTGAAGGAAACAGAGGGAGTGGTAGATAAGCTCTCAGTGGCAAAGCCGAAGTTCCCTGCCCACCACCAGAGTGTTTAAGCACAGCCTAACTCAGACTCAATGATCCCCATTACTACACTTACCCGAACATTCTTTTTCATCATCCGAACTCCATTCAGTCTTGTCTCCCACTCCTGTTTGGAACGAACTGTGTCTAGTGTTGGGGGAGTTGACCTTTCAAGAAACCAACAGGAATTTACAGAATTAAAGAAAACCTAACCCTCAACGCTCTGAGATAGCCTAAAAGAAATGGccaatggacctggagagaagaGGTCGAACCAGATGTAAGAGAAGGCCAAGGATCTAGGTCGTGTGCCTCACTTTATTGCCAGCATCTTTTAAGCCAAGTATTGGAGAAAGAGAACCAACCACTGAGACAGGGGTCTTATCTGCCTGAAAAGGCCACAGATTCCATGGCAAGAAGAGAAATGACTACATAAGAAACGAATCTCCAAGGATATTTCATTTGCTTCCATAGCATAAAAGATACTGTTTATACAACTGGAAATAATACAATAGAAAACACAAAACGGTAAGACTGCAGAGAGGAAGAATTAGAGAATGCAGAAGTTagaatagagaaagagaaatcacGGAACAATTACTACTGCACAGACAGAGATGACCTTGAAATTCCTGTGATGATACAGTAAATGCCAGACTAGCTGGCCTAGGGTTTCAaccctaaagaaaacaaaacaaaacccacaacacTGCAGGACCATTAACATTCTAGAATGGGACGATACCTACTTGAGGTAAGTAAGGTGCAGCTCTGCCTCTTTTTCGGCTTCTTCTAGCTTCAACACCAGCAATTCTTTCCGACTCTCTAGTGATAAGATCTaggaaaaccacacacacatacttgaTTAATTTTACATATACAGAGCttagttaacaaaataaatacttagTGGCTATATGGTGTAATACTTATATGGCTTAGTGGTTAATACTATATCAAAAGGATATACCATCTGGAAGCCCAAAATCAAAGCCTTCAATATAGCAACTCTTCTCACCTCTGCCTTCCAGGCCCGTTCTGTCTCTTCCATAatgttttgatttatttcacCATCCTGATTCTTGAGTCTATCCAGTTCCATTTCCCACACCTCTCTGGAAGATAAGAAATGAAGAACAAGACTAAGGGGAGAAAGATAGCAAGGCAAAGTAAAACCCAAAACTAGTCTGCGAAGTATGTTACAGGAAGTTTTACTCTAAGTAATAACTATAGATATAGACAAATAATGTTTAAAGTAGTCTATAATTGCATAAAGGCAAGTAAAATCTGAAACTTACAATGTTCATATCTCCACTTGCTAAAATAAGGTTACCCAGACCAGGAAAAAGAGTGTCCTTGGAACTAAAACCCACTGCAGGTAAAATGTCCTTCTATGATCAAGGAGGGCTCAAAATCATTTTGGCATCCGTCTTATTTCCAACTTATCTGAAGAATGCAGGACAAAAAGCAGGCATCCATTTAATACTAATCTCTAAGTTACTACTAAGCACAGTTACTGGGTTACTGATGTTACTAGTCTCTTAGCTGTAGTGAACATTCTTCAAAAGGAAGaaacctcttcagtcttcaggcctTCACATTCCCATCGGTTTCCTCCCTCTGACCCTCCCACACTGGATTAGGATGGCAGCTGCCTGTCTGGTACTGAGGCATTTCCCAGGATGGGGGACAGAAGCACCCTGCTCAAAACTATAGATGCCAACAAAGGGACAGAGTCAGCAAAAGAAATTCCTTATATTACACTTGACTGTAATAAGCTTTATGGCTGAAAGGAACAGGATTATCCAGATCAGTtgacagaataatattgaaaagtttaaattattttaaaaaggtgaaaaggttgaaaagagctacatctttaaaatgttccCAGTTTTCTTCAGTGAGAGAAACAGTTTTATTCACTCCTTTTCTGTGTTCTTAGTAGCCTTACGTATTTACCTAATTTGCTGCACTCTTCTTTCGCTTGACCCAATGCTCCACACATCCTGTGCTCTGCGTGTGTGCGTCACACACATATTCACTAACAGGAGTCTGCCCCTCTACTAGCAAGGTCTATTTAATGTGACAGAAATGACTAGGTGGGCATTTTCTTCATTAATCTCCATGTGTTGTGCCCCACAAACTAACTTCCTGCCAGAGGAAAAATTCTCTAATAGTTATTTAGACAAAGGTTTACAGTAGATGTGTTTTCCTGCTTTAACACAAATTCctcaagttaaaaaatatatgagaagTCAAAATTCTCTTAGCATAAGAATATGTGAAAtacgttgtgggctcaatccatgATCTCTTTAGCCTACCAGTCACTCTTGGACAAAGATAATTGTAGGTAAACATTAGTTGCCTGCTTTGATCAATGTTATCCTTGAAGATTATAGATGCTCATTGAATATCTCTAACTTCATTAAATACATTTGTCAATGACAGATATACACTTACATTAGAAAAATCCTCCTACCATACCCATGGAGACATtccacatactcacacacacacacaaagccttTCCTTTGGGCATTTGGCCACATCTACCTCAATGGACCCAACAAGACAAAAGGGACTACTAGCAACCACAACCACAACAACTGTTagcaaacaactttaaaaaatcataaaaatgctcagccttctctctctctcccaatttgtttttggggaggcaaccaaaattttTGGCGGCCTTGcttcagcaaaaaaaaatttaaaaaaatgctcagcCTTATATGTTAACTAACCTGTAACATATATCAGATTTCATTTCACTAAATACTACCTGCAACCcctgctagaaaaaaaaaatcagtacctTACAGTAGATAGTAAAAAGAAATCCTTGGTAGAATAGAAACAGTGCACTGAGTCTAttggaactttttatttttacttaatttttattgattttagagagggaggaagggaggtaggagggggtgggagggagagagagagagagagagagagagagagagagagagaagaaacatcgatgtgagagagatgcatacGCCTGAATGGAGATGGAACCTagatatgtgctctgactaggaattgaacccctgtccttctggtgcatgggatgacgctccaatcaATAGCCAGGGCTActgtaacttttaatttttttattttattttattttttttaaaatatattttattgattttttacagagaggaagggagaaggataga contains:
- the RNF214 gene encoding RING finger protein 214 isoform X4 codes for the protein MMTERTLLKERYQEVLDKQRQVENQLQVQLKQLQQRREEEMKNHQEILKAIQDVTIKREETKKKIEKEKKEFLQKEQDLKAEIEKLCEKGRREVWEMELDRLKNQDGEINQNIMEETERAWKAEILSLESRKELLVLKLEEAEKEAELHLTYLKSTPPTLDTVRSKQEWETRLNGVRMMKKNVRDQFNSHIQLVRNGAKLSSLPQIPTPTLPPPPSETDFMLQVFQPNPSLVPRMPFSIGQVTMPMVMPSADPRSLSFPILNPALSQPNQPSPPLPGSHGRNSPGLGSLVGSHGPHMPPAASIPPPPGLGGVKASTETPRPQPVDKLEKILEKLLARFPQCNKAQMTNILQQIKTARTTMAGLTMEELIQLVAARLAEHERVAASTQPLGRIRALFPAPLAQISTPMFLPSAQVSYPGRSSHAPATCKLCLMCQKLVQPSELHPMACTHVLHKECIKFWAQTNTNDTCPFCPTLK
- the RNF214 gene encoding RING finger protein 214 isoform X2, producing the protein MMAASEVAGVASAPNPPESSSSPCASKSEEGLLDGLSPKDPAQKHKNSPLSSTDFKTADSEVNTDQDIEKNLDKMMTERTLLKERYQEVLDKQRQVENQLQVQLKQLQQRREEEMKNHQEILKAIQDVTIKREETKKKIEKEKKEFLQKEQDLKAEIEKLCEKGRREVWEMELDRLKNQDGEINQNIMEETERAWKAEILSLESRKELLVLKLEEAEKEAELHLTYLKSTPPTLDTVRSKQEWETRLNGVRMMKKNVRDQFNSHIQLVRNGAKLSSLPQIPTPTLPPPPSETDFMLQVFQPNPSLVPRMPFSIGQVTMPMVMPSADPRSLSFPILNPALSQPNQPSPPLPGSHGRNSPGLGSLVGSHGPHMPPAASIPPPPGLGGVKASTETPRPQPVDKLEKILEKLLARFPQCNKAQMTNILQQIKTARTTMAGLTMEELIQLVAARLAEHERVAASTQPLGRIRALFPAPLAQISTPMFLPSAQVSYPGRSSHAPATCKLCLMCQKLVQPSELHPMACTHVLHKECIKFWAQTNTNDTCPFCPTLK
- the RNF214 gene encoding RING finger protein 214 isoform X1; this encodes MMAASEVAGVASAPNPPESSSSPCASKSEEGLLDGLSPKDPAQKHKNSPLSSVSSQTITKENNRNVHLEQPEQNPGSSAGDTSAAHQAVLGENLIATALGLSGGGSQSDLKDVASTAGEEGNPCLRESLHPVTRSLKAGGHAKQHASGNCPEEKSPQASILKEGSRDTGLDFRPVVPPANGVEGVRVDQDDDQDSSSLKLSQNIAVQTDFKTADSEVNTDQDIEKNLDKMMTERTLLKERYQEVLDKQRQVENQLQVQLKQLQQRREEEMKNHQEILKAIQDVTIKREETKKKIEKEKKEFLQKEQDLKAEIEKLCEKGRREVWEMELDRLKNQDGEINQNIMEETERAWKAEILSLESRKELLVLKLEEAEKEAELHLTYLKSTPPTLDTVRSKQEWETRLNGVRMMKKNVRDQFNSHIQLVRNGAKLSSLPQIPTPTLPPPPSETDFMLQVFQPNPSLVPRMPFSIGQVTMPMVMPSADPRSLSFPILNPALSQPNQPSPPLPGSHGRNSPGLGSLVGSHGPHMPPAASIPPPPGLGGVKASTETPRPQPVDKLEKILEKLLARFPQCNKAQMTNILQQIKTARTTMAGLTMEELIQLVAARLAEHERVAASTQPLGRIRALFPAPLAQISTPMFLPSAQVSYPGRSSHAPATCKLCLMCQKLVQPSELHPMACTHVLHKECIKFWAQTNTNDTCPFCPTLK